Proteins from one Deltaproteobacteria bacterium genomic window:
- a CDS encoding multidrug efflux SMR transporter has product MKSWVFLMGAIFLEVAGTTCMKLSEGFSRLVPSLLIFLFYGFSFTALTFALKKIDISIAYAVWSGIGTAVVALIGFAWFKESMTLLKIVSICLIIAGVVGLNLSGAKQ; this is encoded by the coding sequence ATGAAAAGCTGGGTATTTCTCATGGGCGCCATATTTCTGGAAGTGGCCGGAACGACCTGCATGAAACTGTCAGAGGGTTTTAGCAGGCTTGTCCCTTCCCTTCTCATCTTCCTCTTTTACGGCTTTTCATTTACGGCCCTTACCTTTGCCCTGAAAAAAATCGATATCAGCATCGCCTATGCCGTCTGGTCAGGCATTGGAACCGCCGTCGTTGCCCTTATCGGATTTGCCTGGTTCAAGGAATCCATGACCCTCCTTAAAATTGTGAGCATTTGCCTTATTATAGCCGGTGTGGTTGGTCTTAACCTGAGCGGCGCCAAACAGTAG
- the elyC gene encoding envelope biogenesis factor ElyC gives MFLFKKTVSPFFMPLPFSLLVSFTGLYLLWMTSKKKAGKILVTAGILFTAIFSFTPFADFLIKPLEKQYSPYHSQRKDNIKYVVVLGGGHIYDISVPASSRISYPAMMRLAEGIKIFNEIPGSKLLLSGGGSKSPDTDAEIMFTIARSLGVKKERIIIESKSKDTKDQARIIRNMVKNAPFVLVTSAAHMKRSVALFNKMGMKPITAPTDYLARDDGRPKGFGYLVPSSNAVARVESAVHEYLGIIWAKLRGQV, from the coding sequence ATGTTTCTTTTTAAAAAAACAGTTTCCCCTTTTTTTATGCCCCTCCCTTTCTCTCTTCTCGTCTCTTTCACAGGCCTTTACCTGTTATGGATGACATCAAAAAAGAAGGCAGGGAAAATATTAGTAACAGCAGGCATCCTTTTCACGGCAATATTCAGCTTTACACCTTTTGCCGATTTTCTTATTAAACCATTGGAAAAACAATACAGTCCCTACCATTCACAACGAAAGGATAACATCAAGTATGTCGTTGTTCTTGGGGGGGGACATATTTACGACATCTCTGTTCCGGCCTCCAGCAGGATCAGTTACCCGGCTATGATGCGGCTTGCTGAAGGAATAAAAATCTTTAATGAAATTCCGGGGAGCAAGCTGCTTCTTTCCGGCGGCGGCTCTAAAAGTCCCGACACGGATGCCGAAATAATGTTTACCATTGCACGCTCATTGGGAGTAAAGAAAGAGAGGATTATTATAGAGTCAAAATCGAAAGACACAAAAGATCAGGCTCGAATTATAAGAAATATGGTAAAAAATGCCCCCTTTGTTCTCGTCACATCTGCCGCACACATGAAGCGCTCTGTAGCCCTCTTTAACAAGATGGGCATGAAGCCCATTACCGCTCCCACCGATTATTTGGCCAGAGATGACGGGAGACCGAAAGGCTTTGGTTATTTAGTGCCTTCAAGCAATGCCGTTGCCAGAGTTGAAAGCGCCGTTCATGAATACCTGGGTATTATATGGGCGAAGCTGAGGGGGCAGGTTTAG